In Nicotiana tabacum cultivar K326 chromosome 19, ASM71507v2, whole genome shotgun sequence, one DNA window encodes the following:
- the LOC107819870 gene encoding acetylserotonin O-methyltransferase-like has product MGEETNGSVARIHEGDKAESQAQEDIWKYTFGFTEMAAVKCAIELGIPDFLENHQKPITLNQLSSALGCSSSNFLYRILRFLINRGIFKEESTGHGEIGYVQTPLSRLLRRDGGNSMAALVLLEASPVMLAPWHFLNARVLAKGNTAAFSAVHGKDVWEYAETNPEHSKLINDAMACHARVAIRAIIDNCPEIFKGIETLVDVGGGDGTTISLLVKTFPWIRGINFDLPHVVSVALPCHGVRHVEGNMFDSIPKADAAFLMSVLHDWSDEKCIQILKNCIKIIPKDTGKVIIVEVVLEKERGGNEKLKDVGFMLDMVMMAHTTNGKERTAKEWAHILTAAGFNRHCIKHINAIASVILAYP; this is encoded by the exons ATGGGGGAAGAAACAAATGGATCAGTAGCAAGAATCCATGAAGGAGACAAAGCTGAGTCTCAAGCTCAAGAAGATATATGGAAGTACACATTTGGTTTCACTGAAATGGCTGCAGTAAAATGTGCTATTGAGTTGGGAATACCTGATTTCTTAGAAAACCATCAAAAACCCATCACCTTAAATCAACTGTCGTCTGCACTTGGCTGCTCTTCTTCTAATTTTCTCTACCGCATCCTGAGGTTCTTGATTAACAGGGGAATATTCAAAGAGGAATCCACAGGACATGGCGAAATAGGTTATGTCCAAACACCTCTTTCTCGTTTGCTGAGGAGAGATGGAGGAAATAGTATGGCTGCTCTTGTCCTACTTGAAGCTAGCCCAGTGATGCTTGCGCCATGGCATTTTTTGAATGCCCGCGTTTTGGCAAAAG GGAATACTGCAGCATTTAGTGCAGTTCATGGAAAGGATGTATGGGAGTATGCAGAAACCAATCCAGAGCACAGCAAGCTGATCAACGACGCCATGGCGTGCCATGCACGAGTGGCAATACGTGCGATCATCGATAATTGTCCAGAAATATTCAAAGGGATAGAGACTTTAGTTGATGTTGGTGGAGGTGATGGAACAACTATTAGTCTGTTGGTGAAAACATTTCCTTGGATTAGAGGGATTAATTTTGATCTTCCTCATGTTGTCTCTGTTGCTCTGCCTTGTCATGGTGTTCGACATGTTGAGGGGAATATGTTTGATTCTATTCCCAAAGCAGATGCTGCTTTCCTCATG TCAGTCTTGCATGATTGGAGTGACGAGAAATGTATTCAAATCTTGAAAAATTGCATAAAGATTATCCCAAAAGACACAGGAAAAGTGATAATTGTGGAGGTAGTGCTTGAGAAAGAACGAGGAGGAAATGAAAAGCTCAAAGATGTTGGTTTTATGCTGGATATGGTAATGATGGCTCACACAACAAATGGAAAAGAAAGAACTGCCAAAGAATGGGCTCATATTTTGACTGCAGCTGGATTCAATAGGCATTGTATTAAGCACATCAACGCAATTGCATCTGTTATTTTGGCTTATCCTTGA